A portion of the Lolium rigidum isolate FL_2022 chromosome 1, APGP_CSIRO_Lrig_0.1, whole genome shotgun sequence genome contains these proteins:
- the LOC124697336 gene encoding MA3 DOMAIN-CONTAINING TRANSLATION REGULATORY FACTOR 1-like, with the protein MSSPRNDAGFLTQQQREQLRVAVQNAETLSLASPRSPTGGTTSALLQQYEQQQQERRAAAAAARAAGGGVGGAPVRHARRSHSGKAVKLKKDGAGGKGTWGRLIDADTATFLDQNDPNYDSDEEPYELIEVPATTPLEDYKKSLVTIIEEYFSTGDAKQTASDLKEVGYDDFHRYFVKKLVSMAMDRHDKEKEMVSVLLSCLYGDVVSSTQIKLGFVMLLQAVDDLSVDIPDAVDVLALFIARSVVDDILPPAFLNKAKGSLTESSKGMQVLQIAAKSYLSAPHHAELLERRWGGSVYVTVDEVKRRITDLVKEYIRNGDTAEACRCIRELAVPFFHHEVVKRAVTLGMESPAAEALIIKLLKEASEEGLISSSQMVKGFSRITESLDDLSLDIPSAKSQFQTLVSKAVSEGWLDSSYVSSGANGNVQDDDHEKLRRYKRDAVSMIHEYFLSDDTPELIRTLKELGVPEYNPIFIKKLVTIAMDRKNREKEMASVLLSSLSMELFSTEDIVKGFIMLLESAEDTALDILDASDELGLFLARAVIDDVLAPLNLDEIGSELPPKCSGAETLNMARSLASARHAGERLLRCWGGGTGEAVEDAKDKIAKLLEEYESGGDVGEACNCIREMGMPFFNHEVVKKALVMAMEKKRERPLVLLHECFGEGIITINQMTKGFSRVRDGLDDLALDIPDAREKFLSYVEYAKKNGWLALSFSGAAST; encoded by the exons ATGTCGTCGCCGAGGAACGACGCGGGGTTCCTgacgcagcagcagcgggagcagcTGCGCGTCGCGGTGCAGAACGCCGAGACGCTCTCGCTCGCGTCCCCGCGCTCGCCAACGGGGGGGACCACATCAGCGCTGCTGCAGCAgtacgagcagcagcagcaggagaggcgcgccgcggcggcagcagccaggGCGGCCGGGGGCGGTGTTGGCGGGGCTCCGGTGAGGCACGCGCGGAGGTCGCATTCGGGGAAGGCAGTCAAGCTTAAGAAAG ATGGTGCTGGTGGCAAAGGCACTTGGGGAAGACTTATCGATGCTGATACAGCCACATTCCTTGACCAAAATGATCCAAACTATGATAGTGATGAG GAGCCATATGAACTAATTGAAGTCCCTGCTACAACCCCACTAGAGGACTACAAGAAATCTCTTGTCACAATCATTGAGGAATATTTCAGCACTGGTGATGCTAAACAGACAGCTTCTGATCTAAAAGAGGTGGGTTATGATGACTTCCACCGCTACTTTGTCAAGAAGCTTGTTTCCATGGCAATGGACAGGCATGACAAGGAGAAGGAGATGGTTTCAGTGCTGTTATCATGTCTGTATGGTGATGTGGTCAGCTCAACTCAAATCAAACTAGGCTTTGTGATGCTGCTACAGGCTGTTGATGATTTGTCTGTTGACATACCTGATGCGGTTGATGTCCTTGCTCTTTTCATTGCACGATCAGTTGTCGACGACATTCTCCCACCTGCTTTTCTCAATAAGGCAAAAGGAAGTCTGACAGAGTCTTCAAAGGGCATGCAGGTTTTACAGATTGCAGCGAAGAGCTATCTTTCAGCACCTCACCATGCAGAGTTACTTGAGCGACGCTGGGGTGGTTCAGTTTACGTCACAGTGGATGAGGTAAAGAGGAGGATTACTGATCTTGTAAAGGAATATATCAGGAATGGTGATACAGCTGAGGCATGTAGGTGCATAAGAGAGTTGGCTGTGCCATTTTTCCACCACGAGGTCGTCAAGCGAGCTGTCACTCTTGGAATGGAAAGTCCAGCTGCAGAAGCTCTTATTATCAAGCTTCTGAAGGAAGCATCTGAAGAAGGCTTGATAAGCTCTAGTCAGATGGTGAAGGGATTCTCCCGTATTACCGAGAGTCTTGATGATCTCTCCCTTGATATACCATCAGCAAAATCTCAGTTCCAGACATTGGTATCTAAAGCAGTTTCTGAGGGATGGCTTGACTCTTCATATGTATCTTCAGGTGCCAACGGTAATGTCCAAGATGATGACCATGAGAAGCTGAGGAGGTACAAGAGGGACGCTGTGTCTATGATACATGAGTACTTCCTTTCTGATGATACACCAGAGCTTATTCGCACACTCAAAGAGCTTGGTGTTCCAGAGTATAACCCGATCTTTATCAAGAAACTTGTAACGATTGCTATGGACCGCAAGAAcagggagaaagagatggcatCAGTTCTCCTATCTTCATTAAGCATGGAGCTATTCTCTACTGAAGACATTGTCAAGGGATTCATAATGCTTCTTGAATCTGCAGAAGATACTGCACTGGACATATTGGATGCCTCAGATGAGCTGGGACTGTTCCTAGCCAGAGCAGTGATTGATGACGTGCTTGCGCCTCTAAACCTAGATGAGATTGGCAGCGAACTTCCACCAAAATGTAGCGGAGCTGAAACGTTGAACATGGCACGCTCACTTGCCTCTGCCCGTCACGCAGGAGAGAGGCTTCTGAGATGCTGGGGCGGTGGGACAGGAGAGGCCGTTGAGGATGCCAAGGACAAGATAGCAAAACTCCTGGAGGAATATGAGAGCGGAGGTGATGTAGGGGAAGCATGCAACTGCATCCGTGAGATGGGCATGCCTTTCTTCAATCACGAGGTGGTGAAGAAGGCGCTTGTcatggcgatggagaagaagagagAGCGTCCCCTCGTTTTGCTCCATGAGTGCTTTGGCGAAGGGATCATAACCATCAACCAGATGACCAAGGGGTTCTCGAGGGTCAGGGACGGGCTTGATGATCTGGCTCTTGACATCCCTGATGCCAGGGAGAAGTTCCTCTCCTATGTGGAGTATGCGAAAAAGAACGGATGGCTTGCACTCTCTTTCAGTGGTGCTGCTTCGACCTGA